The nucleotide window CGCACTGCCATTGGTTTTGCTGTGCCCTGTGTCATGACCATCCACACTGTGCCCTTGCACTTGCAACAGCGCTTTGTTGATTTCCGATAACGCATAAAGGCGCACATACTCTTTACCTTCCGGCGTACTGATACTCTCCTCGGTCTGGGAGCTGAGGATACTGATCATGCGATCGCGAATCAGTGGCAAGTGATGCATCACCTCTACGGCATTTTCAGCATTTTCCGCGCGCAGCGACAATTCCGCCTTGATATAGCGCGGCTTGCTACCGGGGCCACCGTAATTCACTACCAATGCGGGTGTCAGTGGAATGTAGTTAACACCTTCCGCCACTTTAGGGCCGCCGCCAGATGCCAATACCGGCAACGCAAGCATGCCCGCCATCCACACCACCAATCTCTTCAACACAACCTTCATAACCGCTCCACTCATTTGAACTTGTCCTGTTTTTTACGCTCCAACAGACGCAATAATATCTCAGCCCCAAGCATAGACTATTTCATCCATCCGCCAAGCAGGCTTTTTCGCAACAGAAGGAACACGAAAGGCTGGCTCTGGCGCGAGCTTATTGCTTACCATTAGCGCCGCACACCCATAAAACAAGCGCGATACAAACTGACCCCATACAAAATAGAATCGATTAAGGATTTCCTATGATCCCCGGCATTCGCACAACCAACCTGATCATCTTCCTCACTTGTACCGCCATGATGCTCGCCGCCGCTTACATGGAGCACGTCATGAAAATGGTTCCCTGCTCACTCTGTATTACCCAGCGCGGTTTTGTCGTATTAACCGGTATCATTGCCCTGATTGCCGCAATCCATAACCCTGCACTTACCGGTCGCCGCGTTTATGCTGTGCTCGGCATTATCAGCCCCATTCTCGGCGCTTGCTTTGCCGGCCGCCAACTCTGGTTACAAAGCTTGCCCGCCGATCAGGTGCCCGCATGCGGCCCCGGACTTTCCTATATGTTTGAAGTTTTCCCTTTTATGGAAGCGATGAAATTGTTGCTGCAAGGTGATGGCAACTGCGCCCACGTCGATAAAATCCTGGGTGTCAGTCTTGCCGCATGGACATTGATCGCCTTTATCGGGCTGGCTGTCGTGAATCTATACCAACTCATACGCAAGGATCACAAAGCCGCCTAAGCGGCTTGCCCTTGCGAATCAGATGGCCTATTGTGGCAAACTCAAAACAACAGCAGCCTGCTTGCTGTTATCTGGTATCCATAGCCATGCGCCGGATACCCGATATAAAAACAGGCTGCGCTTGAACAACGATAGGATTAACTGATGTTAGAAAATTGCAAAAGTGCCAAAGAACGCTGGGGTGGTGTGAACGACATTATTGACCGCTGGTTGGAAGAGCGTCAGGCAATGCTGGTGCAGTACTGTGCACTCAGCGGTCTGGATCAAGACCTGAGCGATTTGCAGCGCGGAGAGAAACTGCGCAGCTTTTGTCAAATTCTGGTGGACTATGTTTCTGCCGGTCACTTTGAAGTCTACGATCAGTTGATCAAAGAAGGGCGCGAGTTTGACGATGCCGATGCATTAAAAGAAGCCAGCAAACTGTACGACATTGTCGATAGCACAACCGAAAAGCTGCTCGACTTTAATGACAAATACCTTGAAACCGATGACTTGGCATCGCTGACTGATGACCTGTCCAAACTCGGCGAAGTACTGGAAGTGCGCTTTAGCACTGAAGACCGTTTGGTTGCCGTACTTCATACATCGCACAAAGATCTGGTGAGCTAAATATTACCGACCACCAAATACCGCGCATAAAAAAACCCGCTCTTGAGCGGGTTTTTTTATGCCTCAGAAAGCAGAGATTACTTGG belongs to Cellvibrio sp. pealriver and includes:
- a CDS encoding flagellar basal body-associated FliL family protein, producing MKVVLKRLVVWMAGMLALPVLASGGGPKVAEGVNYIPLTPALVVNYGGPGSKPRYIKAELSLRAENAENAVEVMHHLPLIRDRMISILSSQTEESISTPEGKEYVRLYALSEINKALLQVQGHSVDGHDTGHSKTNGSAKASAVSDAAEVKDAKPAVPSLADLKPVKGPASDLFFNNFVVQK
- a CDS encoding disulfide bond formation protein B, whose product is MIPGIRTTNLIIFLTCTAMMLAAAYMEHVMKMVPCSLCITQRGFVVLTGIIALIAAIHNPALTGRRVYAVLGIISPILGACFAGRQLWLQSLPADQVPACGPGLSYMFEVFPFMEAMKLLLQGDGNCAHVDKILGVSLAAWTLIAFIGLAVVNLYQLIRKDHKAA
- a CDS encoding Rsd/AlgQ family anti-sigma factor → MLENCKSAKERWGGVNDIIDRWLEERQAMLVQYCALSGLDQDLSDLQRGEKLRSFCQILVDYVSAGHFEVYDQLIKEGREFDDADALKEASKLYDIVDSTTEKLLDFNDKYLETDDLASLTDDLSKLGEVLEVRFSTEDRLVAVLHTSHKDLVS